Proteins encoded together in one Triticum dicoccoides isolate Atlit2015 ecotype Zavitan chromosome 7B, WEW_v2.0, whole genome shotgun sequence window:
- the LOC119340365 gene encoding putative pentatricopeptide repeat-containing protein At5g08310, mitochondrial isoform X2 produces the protein MALRRIAGAPTSSSSFKSFTTVLPLAAETASASPSYLAHHLLDEFSRPRASRDGERLRRLAAHLTAPAVESVIARLPSWRHALDFFRWADEQPGFRHSCYSFNAMASLLRRRQPAHLDRLAADALAAGCPMTPGALGFLLRCLGDAGLPDTASRVFDSARARLSCTPNSYTFNCLLDALAKAGRADDAEARLQEMLVKCGDGSVDKYTLTSLLQCYCNAGRPDDANDVFQRMSQHGWVDEHVLTMLAVAFSKWGKVDGAVDLVGRMEVLGMRPSERTLSVLVHGFAKQRRIDKAIEMFDKMATYGYVADLPMYGVLIEGLCRQKQIGKAVKIFEVMKSSEVVPDVRLLKNMIEAFIHEGDFDIVGPFIIENAGKLKPSDVTTLYNVVLQGLVNHGQVEAAYQLLTSRLRGVQGISDGLTVGAHVFDIVQDVKPNSDSFNIVVCGLCKVKKLDDALALVKDMVGFGSKGKLLMFNDLIHELCNLDRLDEGYKLFNQMKDLGVIPSEFTYNSLFYGICRRKDPNGAFDLLREMCTNGHKPWIKNCTEMVQQLCFSGRITEALGFLEEMLKMGFLPDIVTYSAAMNGLCKTGKLNEAQKIMEEMLEKGLFPSVVTYNLMIDVWCKSGNIEKAVDCLNKMVDEEKSPTVVTYTSLIDGFCSAGRPDEAIVLWHKMSAKSCAPNKIAYTAFVNGLGKCGRVETALTYYEEMMTKGFVLDTFSCLYFINALISNGNTTKGCELLKEVLQRDMTQGDDLKMVGLINKAVEELSKDERTSPEISILVEKGLISRAQTMGKKDGNN, from the exons ATGGCTCTCCGGCGCATCGCCGGCGCGCCGACGTCTTCCTCCTCCTTCAAGTCCTTCACTACTGTTCTCCCACTGGCAGCGGAGACCGCGTCCGCCTCCCCGTCCTACCTTGCCCACCACCTGCTCGACGAATTCTCCCGCCCGCGCGCCTCCCGCGACGgggagcgcctccgccgcctcgccgcccaccTCACCGCGCCCGCGGTGGAATCCGTCATCGCGCGGCTCCCCTCCTGGCGCCACGCGCTCGACTTCTTCCGCTGGGCCGACGAGCAGCCGGGCTTCCGCCACTCCTGCTACTCGTTCAACGCCATGGCCTCGCTCCtgcgccgccgccagcccgcccACCTCGACCGCCTTGCCGCCGACGCGCTCGCCGCGGGCTGCCCCATGACGCCCGGCGCGCTGGGGTTCCTCCTCCGCTGCCTCGGCGACGCCGGGCTTCCTGACACTGCCTCTCGTGTCTTTGACAGCGCGAGGGCGCGCCTTAGCTGCACTCCCAACTCATACACCTTCAACTGCCTTCTTGACGCGCTGGCTAAGGCCGGCCGCGCAGACGACGCGGAGGCAAGGCTCCAGGAGATGCTGGTGAAATGCGGGGATGGAAGTGTCGACAAGTACACCCTCACCTCACTCCTGCAGTGCTACTGCAATGCAGGCCGTCCAGATGACGCCAACGACGTGTTCCAAAGGATGAGCCAGCATGGGTGGGTGGACGAGCATGTGCTGACGATGCTGGCGGTGGCGTTCAGCAAGTGGGGGAAGGTGGACGGGGCGGTTGACCTCGTGGGGAGGATGGAAGTGTTGGGGATGAGGCCGAGTGAGAGGACACTTAGCGTGCTGGTCCATGGGTTTGCAAAACAGCGCAGGATCGACAAGGCCATCGAGATGTTTGACAAGATGGCCACTTATGGTTATGTTGCCGATTTGCCAATGTACGGCGTGTTAATTGAGGGTCTCTGCAGGCAGAAGCAAATAGGAAAGGCGGTGAAAATATTTGAGGTAATGAAGAGCAGTGAGGTTGTTCCTGATGTCCGCTTACTCAAGAATATGATTGAGGCTTTCATTCATGAAGGAGATTTTGACATTGTTGGCCCGTTTATCATTGAAAATGCTGGGAAGTTGAAACCCAGTGATGTTACCACACTGTACAATGTGGTTCTACAAGGTCTTGTTAACCACGGGCAGGTAGAAGCAGCTTATCAGTTGCTCACCTCAAGGTTACGTGGTGTTCAGGGGATTAGTGATGGTTTGACTGTTGGTGCACATGTGTTCGATATTGTGCAGGATGTGAAGCCAAACTCTGATTCCTTCAATATTGTTGTGTGTGGCCTTTGTAAGGTTAAGAAGCTGGATGATGCCTTAGCTCTCGTAAAGGATATGGTTGGCTTTGGCAGCAAGGGAAAGCTATTGATGTTTAATGATTTGATCCATGAGTTGTGCAATTTAGATAGGTTGGATGAAGGATACAAATTGTTTAACCAAATGAAGGAtcttggtgtgattccttcggagtTCACATATAATTCATTATTTTATGGCATTTGTAGGAGAAAGGATCCAAATGGTGCCTTTGATTTACTGAGGGAGATGTGCACCAATGGACATAAACCATGGATAAAGAACTGCACAGAGATGGTGCAACAGCTTTGCTTCAGTGGCAGGATAACAGAAGCTCTTGGCTTTCTAGAGGAAATGCTCAAAATGGGTTTTCTTCCTGATATCGTGACATACTCCGCAGCCATGAATGGACTGTGTAAAACCG GTAAATTGAATGAGGCGCAAAAAATTATGGAAGAGATGTTGGAGAAGGGTCTGTTTCCTTCTGTTGTTACCTACAATCTTATGATTGATGTTTGGTGCAAGTCTGGCAATATTGAAAAAGCTGTTGATTGCTTAAATAAAATGGTTGATGAAGAAAAGTCGCCCACAGTAGTTACATACACAAGCTTGATAGATGGATTCTGCAGTGCTGGAAGACCTGACGAAGCCATTGTTTTGTGGCACAAAATGAGTGCTAAAAGTTGTGCTCCAAATAAGATAGCATATACTGCTTTTGTAAATGGATTGGGCAAGTGTGGTCGAGTAGAGACTGCACTGACCTACTATGAGGAGATGATGACGAAAGGTTTTGTGTTAGATACCTTTTCCTGCTTATATTTTATAAATGCTTTGATATCAAATGGGAATACAACTAAAGGATGTGAACTTTTGAAAGAGGTTCTTCAAAGGGACATGACACAGGGTGATGATTTGAAAATGGTAGGATTGATAAATAAAGCAGTTGAAGAGTTGTCTAAAGATGAAAGAACTTCTCCAGAGATCAGTATACTTGTAGAGAAAGGTTTAATTTCAAGGGCTCAAACTATGGGCAAGAAAGATGGAAACAACTGA
- the LOC119340365 gene encoding putative pentatricopeptide repeat-containing protein At5g08310, mitochondrial isoform X1, with the protein MALRRIAGAPTSSSSFKSFTTVLPLAAETASASPSYLAHHLLDEFSRPRASRDGERLRRLAAHLTAPAVESVIARLPSWRHALDFFRWADEQPGFRHSCYSFNAMASLLRRRQPAHLDRLAADALAAGCPMTPGALGFLLRCLGDAGLPDTASRVFDSARARLSCTPNSYTFNCLLDALAKAGRADDAEARLQEMLVKCGDGSVDKYTLTSLLQCYCNAGRPDDANDVFQRMSQHGWVDEHVLTMLAVAFSKWGKVDGAVDLVGRMEVLGMRPSERTLSVLVHGFAKQRRIDKAIEMFDKMATYGYVADLPMYGVLIEGLCRQKQIGKAVKIFEVMKSSEVVPDVRLLKNMIEAFIHEGDFDIVGPFIIENAGKLKPSDVTTLYNVVLQGLVNHGQVEAAYQLLTSRLRGVQGISDGLTVGAHVFDIVQDVKPNSDSFNIVVCGLCKVKKLDDALALVKDMVGFGSKGKLLMFNDLIHELCNLDRLDEGYKLFNQMKDLGVIPSEFTYNSLFYGICRRKDPNGAFDLLREMCTNGHKPWIKNCTEMVQQLCFSGRITEALGFLEEMLKMGFLPDIVTYSAAMNGLCKTGEVDNALGLFRDISAKFYLPDVVAHNILINGFRVSGKLNEAQKIMEEMLEKGLFPSVVTYNLMIDVWCKSGNIEKAVDCLNKMVDEEKSPTVVTYTSLIDGFCSAGRPDEAIVLWHKMSAKSCAPNKIAYTAFVNGLGKCGRVETALTYYEEMMTKGFVLDTFSCLYFINALISNGNTTKGCELLKEVLQRDMTQGDDLKMVGLINKAVEELSKDERTSPEISILVEKGLISRAQTMGKKDGNN; encoded by the coding sequence ATGGCTCTCCGGCGCATCGCCGGCGCGCCGACGTCTTCCTCCTCCTTCAAGTCCTTCACTACTGTTCTCCCACTGGCAGCGGAGACCGCGTCCGCCTCCCCGTCCTACCTTGCCCACCACCTGCTCGACGAATTCTCCCGCCCGCGCGCCTCCCGCGACGgggagcgcctccgccgcctcgccgcccaccTCACCGCGCCCGCGGTGGAATCCGTCATCGCGCGGCTCCCCTCCTGGCGCCACGCGCTCGACTTCTTCCGCTGGGCCGACGAGCAGCCGGGCTTCCGCCACTCCTGCTACTCGTTCAACGCCATGGCCTCGCTCCtgcgccgccgccagcccgcccACCTCGACCGCCTTGCCGCCGACGCGCTCGCCGCGGGCTGCCCCATGACGCCCGGCGCGCTGGGGTTCCTCCTCCGCTGCCTCGGCGACGCCGGGCTTCCTGACACTGCCTCTCGTGTCTTTGACAGCGCGAGGGCGCGCCTTAGCTGCACTCCCAACTCATACACCTTCAACTGCCTTCTTGACGCGCTGGCTAAGGCCGGCCGCGCAGACGACGCGGAGGCAAGGCTCCAGGAGATGCTGGTGAAATGCGGGGATGGAAGTGTCGACAAGTACACCCTCACCTCACTCCTGCAGTGCTACTGCAATGCAGGCCGTCCAGATGACGCCAACGACGTGTTCCAAAGGATGAGCCAGCATGGGTGGGTGGACGAGCATGTGCTGACGATGCTGGCGGTGGCGTTCAGCAAGTGGGGGAAGGTGGACGGGGCGGTTGACCTCGTGGGGAGGATGGAAGTGTTGGGGATGAGGCCGAGTGAGAGGACACTTAGCGTGCTGGTCCATGGGTTTGCAAAACAGCGCAGGATCGACAAGGCCATCGAGATGTTTGACAAGATGGCCACTTATGGTTATGTTGCCGATTTGCCAATGTACGGCGTGTTAATTGAGGGTCTCTGCAGGCAGAAGCAAATAGGAAAGGCGGTGAAAATATTTGAGGTAATGAAGAGCAGTGAGGTTGTTCCTGATGTCCGCTTACTCAAGAATATGATTGAGGCTTTCATTCATGAAGGAGATTTTGACATTGTTGGCCCGTTTATCATTGAAAATGCTGGGAAGTTGAAACCCAGTGATGTTACCACACTGTACAATGTGGTTCTACAAGGTCTTGTTAACCACGGGCAGGTAGAAGCAGCTTATCAGTTGCTCACCTCAAGGTTACGTGGTGTTCAGGGGATTAGTGATGGTTTGACTGTTGGTGCACATGTGTTCGATATTGTGCAGGATGTGAAGCCAAACTCTGATTCCTTCAATATTGTTGTGTGTGGCCTTTGTAAGGTTAAGAAGCTGGATGATGCCTTAGCTCTCGTAAAGGATATGGTTGGCTTTGGCAGCAAGGGAAAGCTATTGATGTTTAATGATTTGATCCATGAGTTGTGCAATTTAGATAGGTTGGATGAAGGATACAAATTGTTTAACCAAATGAAGGAtcttggtgtgattccttcggagtTCACATATAATTCATTATTTTATGGCATTTGTAGGAGAAAGGATCCAAATGGTGCCTTTGATTTACTGAGGGAGATGTGCACCAATGGACATAAACCATGGATAAAGAACTGCACAGAGATGGTGCAACAGCTTTGCTTCAGTGGCAGGATAACAGAAGCTCTTGGCTTTCTAGAGGAAATGCTCAAAATGGGTTTTCTTCCTGATATCGTGACATACTCCGCAGCCATGAATGGACTGTGTAAAACCGGTGAGGTGGACAATGCTTTAGGACTCTTCCGTGACATTTCTGCCAAATTTTATCTTCCTGATGTGGTAGCACATAATATCTTGATAAACGGGTTCCGTGTATCAGGTAAATTGAATGAGGCGCAAAAAATTATGGAAGAGATGTTGGAGAAGGGTCTGTTTCCTTCTGTTGTTACCTACAATCTTATGATTGATGTTTGGTGCAAGTCTGGCAATATTGAAAAAGCTGTTGATTGCTTAAATAAAATGGTTGATGAAGAAAAGTCGCCCACAGTAGTTACATACACAAGCTTGATAGATGGATTCTGCAGTGCTGGAAGACCTGACGAAGCCATTGTTTTGTGGCACAAAATGAGTGCTAAAAGTTGTGCTCCAAATAAGATAGCATATACTGCTTTTGTAAATGGATTGGGCAAGTGTGGTCGAGTAGAGACTGCACTGACCTACTATGAGGAGATGATGACGAAAGGTTTTGTGTTAGATACCTTTTCCTGCTTATATTTTATAAATGCTTTGATATCAAATGGGAATACAACTAAAGGATGTGAACTTTTGAAAGAGGTTCTTCAAAGGGACATGACACAGGGTGATGATTTGAAAATGGTAGGATTGATAAATAAAGCAGTTGAAGAGTTGTCTAAAGATGAAAGAACTTCTCCAGAGATCAGTATACTTGTAGAGAAAGGTTTAATTTCAAGGGCTCAAACTATGGGCAAGAAAGATGGAAACAACTGA